Within the Emticicia oligotrophica DSM 17448 genome, the region TTGGTTTCCAATTTTCTTTGTTTTTGATGCAATTAAGTTATATCAGTAGTTTGGAAGATTAGCTAAACTTTCTACATAGTTAATGCATAATTAATGATATTCACGCCAAATTTTGTATTATCTTCTGCAAGCCAGCGTTTATTCCTAAAATCATAGTCCCACTCACAGCCATAGTCTTTATTACTATATAAAACGCCAATTCTTCCATTAATAACAATGGCTTTTAGGTAATCATGAACGAGGTCATCTCCCCAGCCATTTAGCTCAAAAGTGGTGGTAGGAGGGCCTTCAAATTGAAAAAAACAGTTGTAAATAGCATGATTATTCGGGATTTTTTGAAGTGCCTTTGCTCCAAAGGTTCTTGCCATTTCTTGTTCAAAAGATTTTGCAAAAAGCCCATCAATATCATGGTTACAATCATCTACAAATACAAATCCACCATTCTGTACATAGCGATAAAAATGGTCTCGTTCTTGACTCGAGAACTCAACTAATTTATGGCCACTCAAATAACAAAACGGACTCTTAAATAGCTCATTACTACTCAATAGCACCACTTTTTCCTTTTCATCTATTGGAATAGTCGTATATTCAACTAATGAATTAAGAATATTTGTTGGCATTCTTTGGTCGGTGTCCCAATCTCCAGAATTATATTGTATTCGCGTGAAAATAAATGGTTTCATAAGTTGGAATATCAGATACTGGTTATTGGCTATTTGTGAAAATAAATTGGATACATATTAATCCTTTACAAAATAGTTTCCAGTAACCAGTATCAAATAACAAATAATCAAATTCTACACTGCATCAGATAAACTAGAGAAAGTAAATTCTCTAATTTTCATTGGTGGAACCATGTAGTTTTGATTCGATTCTGTACTTACCACACGCTCTGTTTTTCCTAACATTTCAAGGTTATTGAGCATGATGATTGGACTTTCATTGAATCGGAAATTTTTAATTGGATATTTAATCTTTCCATTTTCAATATAGAAAGTTCCGTCACGGGTAAGTCCTGTTTGGAGTAGCGTTTGAGGGTCAACCGAACGAATGTACCAAAGCTTAGTAACTAAAATACCTCTTTCTGTACTTTTTATCATTTCATCAAGTGTAGCATTTCCACCCATCATGATGAAATTTGTGGGAAAAGGAATAGGTTTTACTCCTTTTTCTTTCGCCCAAAAGCGTGAATAAGACAGGTTTTTAACAACTCCTTTTTCAATCCACATTCTTTTTTCTTGTGCTTGTCCATCTCCACCCCAAGGAGAAGCTGGTAAATCGGCATAAGCGGGGTCAGAGAAAATAGTTACTCGCTCATCTACTATTTTTTCACCAATTTTATTCTTTCCACCTGCTTTACTAAAAAATGAGCGTCCTTCGTCGGCACTACGAGCATCCATATCAAAATAGATGTTTTCGAGTAAAACGGCTGCGGCTGTCGGTTCAAGAATTACAGTATATTTTCCCGGTTCGAGAGCTTTAGCTCCTTTTGACCCAACTGCTTTTTGAATCGCAATTTTGGTTGCTTCCGCCGTATCAAGTTTATTTACATCACTAAAACCCTTAATTACATAACCTGAACCAGTGCCGTCTTCAGTACGCACAGTAAGTGAGTAGTTTACATTCGTACTTTTGTAGTAGGCGAAAAGTCCTTTTGAATTCATCATGGCTGAATAGCCTTTTGAATCTTCTAAAAAACCTGCGGCTACTAATTTTTGCTCACGCGTGAGTTTTAAACTTTTCATCACAGCCTCCGCACGAACATCGGGATTGATATTTGCAGTTGAGTCAAAATATCCTTCTGATTTCATATATTGCTGTGGTTCTAATACACCCATATATTCAGGGTTTTCGGGAGCAAGTCGAGCCAATTCTTCAGAGCGTCTTACTACTTTTTCAAGTGAAGCATCATCAAATTCATCAATTGTGGCAATCCCTACCTTTTTACCAAAGGCAGATTGTACTTGCAAATTTTGATTTGTAAGACCTCCACTGGTAGAAACCTCATTTCTAGCATAACGGATGTTTCCGT harbors:
- a CDS encoding TldD/PmbA family protein produces the protein MSVILTEAEAKNLLKKVLSYSKADDCEVNLSGNINGNIRYARNEVSTSGGLTNQNLQVQSAFGKKVGIATIDEFDDASLEKVVRRSEELARLAPENPEYMGVLEPQQYMKSEGYFDSTANINPDVRAEAVMKSLKLTREQKLVAAGFLEDSKGYSAMMNSKGLFAYYKSTNVNYSLTVRTEDGTGSGYVIKGFSDVNKLDTAEATKIAIQKAVGSKGAKALEPGKYTVILEPTAAAVLLENIYFDMDARSADEGRSFFSKAGGKNKIGEKIVDERVTIFSDPAYADLPASPWGGDGQAQEKRMWIEKGVVKNLSYSRFWAKEKGVKPIPFPTNFIMMGGNATLDEMIKSTERGILVTKLWYIRSVDPQTLLQTGLTRDGTFYIENGKIKYPIKNFRFNESPIIMLNNLEMLGKTERVVSTESNQNYMVPPMKIREFTFSSLSDAV
- a CDS encoding DUF4159 domain-containing protein, with the protein product MKPFIFTRIQYNSGDWDTDQRMPTNILNSLVEYTTIPIDEKEKVVLLSSNELFKSPFCYLSGHKLVEFSSQERDHFYRYVQNGGFVFVDDCNHDIDGLFAKSFEQEMARTFGAKALQKIPNNHAIYNCFFQFEGPPTTTFELNGWGDDLVHDYLKAIVINGRIGVLYSNKDYGCEWDYDFRNKRWLAEDNTKFGVNIINYALTM